The Syntrophorhabdales bacterium DNA segment AATACACCATCGTTCTATTCCCGAATCTGGGGTGGACTGCACTTCCTGCCAAATTCTTCAATGCAGACACGGCCTCAGTAATGTTGCTTTCCCTATGGCACATAAGGCGGGGCTTCAACCGGTATCCTATAGCCTCTGTAAATTTGTCTCTGTTAGGAAGCACAAGCATGACGGGAATTTCACTGAATAAATCCTTTACCCGGTAGACGTCTATGAGTTCTTCCTCGTCCGCGGGTAAAAGAACCGCAATCGTACCTTCTTCCCGCAGCTCGAAGAGTCTACGTGCAAATCTGTTGACTGTCGTACATAGTTCTGTGCGGTGCCCTGAAAGCTGGTCTTTCACCGCCGCCTCGGTGTCGTCTAACTGCGTAGCGAAAATAAGGGCTTTCATATTACTCCCCCCTTTGCACGCCTGATGTGTCAGTCTTCATGATAGGAGTATAGCACTGCAGCAGAGACGTATGATTATGAAAGAATTGGGATATAATGAGGATATTTTGTCATAATTATTTGAGAGACATGAGGTAGGTCTTCAGGTTGGTTTTTTGATGGGCTAATCCTAGTTTCTCTCTGATTCGCTGCTTGTGGGTATTGATGGAGGTCTCTGCCACGCCGAACATCGCTGCAATTTCCTTTGCCGTTTTGCCGTCCCTGATCAAATCTGCCACCTTAATTTCTGTCGGGGTGAAGTGTGCATACAGGGCTCTCATCTTTTGTATGAAGGGCGAAATGATGTTATTCAGATTTTTTTCCAGAATGCCCAGGTACATCTTTTGCTCTTCGTCCAGACGCCTTTGTTTCAAGCTGTCTATGTACGGCAAGACCAGTTCTTTCACGTTTTGAAAGATTTTGTCCTCCAGTCCGTTCTTATCCTTTTCCCTCTGTTCCAATAAGACTCTCAGGGCGGTATTAAGTTCTTCGAGGCTGGCAGACTTTCTTTTGAGCTCTCGTTCCGATTCTTTTCGGTCAGTAATATCCAGCATCATCCCCGATATTTCATCCCCTTCAAGGATGGCATTCATAAGGACACTTTTGTTCTTTCCCTTCCTTGTGATCAGTTCAAGTTCATAGTTCAGAACTTTGCCCTCTTTCCTTAGCTGCGCGATGAAGGCTGTTCTCTCTTCCGGGTTTTTGTACGCCCTAACAACCGGTGTCGAAAGAAACTCCTCCAGGGATTCGAATTCAAACAGTTTCACGAGCGTTTCGTTCACGTAGAGGTAGTCACCGCCGAGATTCGTCTTGAAAATAGCGACAAGGGCATTGTCGACGAGATCCCTGTATTTCTTTTCTGATCTTGCCAATTCAACTGTCCGTTCAGCAACCAGCCGTTCAAGGTGGTCCCGGGATTCTGCCAGCCTTTCCTCCGTTCGTTGGCGTTCGCTGATATCCCTGAAAATCCCCTGCATTACTGTTTTTCCAGCGTACCTCACGGAACTACCCGTTACATCAGCGGGCACTACTGTTCCATCCTTTCTTAAAACCCTGATACCACGACCTGCACGCAACCCTCCTTCCCTCATTTCCCTGAAGGAACGCGTTACCTCTTCGAGTTCATCTTGCGGATGAATCTGCGTGACGTTCATGCGCAACAACTCTTCCTTCGTATAACCAAAAAGCGCCTCTGCCGCTTTGTTCGCTTCCACAAAATTCCCTTCGGGGTCCGCAATGAGTATGGGGTCGCCGGCATTGTCCATCAACGTGCGGTATCTCTCCTCGCTTTCCCGCAGCGCCTCCTCCGCGCGCTTGCGCCTAGTGATGTTAACAACAAACCCCCTGCAACCAACAGGCATATTTTCGCGTCTGATCGGGCTGGCAAATGCGAGGACAGGGAATGGGCTGCCGTCTTTCCGCAATGCGGTGAATTCGACCTCTCTTATCTCTTTTCCACCCAGTATCCTGTCGAGGCCCTCCCGCACTCGATCCGCGTCCTCGGGAATGACCATTTTCAGCACGTTCAATCCTTTATGAAAATCCTTTCTGGTGTACCCAAACGCATCGAGAAAGCCCCGGTTGATGAATGTTATCCTGCCGTTTCGGTCACATTCAAACAGGGTTTGCGGCAACAGATCGGCCACCTCTGCAAATCTCCGTTCGCGCTCCTTAATCTCCTTTTCTGCACTTCTGCGTTCGTCTTCTGAGCTTCTTAGTCTCTTACCCTTCTCATGTGTTCTCGTCCGTTCCGTAACCACCTGTTTTCTAACCTTCTTTGTTTCCTTCATCTTGAACACCCGCGCCATTGTTCATTGTTCATTGTTCATTGCCAGTATCATCATCTCATCTACTCCACCCACTGTGACGCCTGTAGGCTAACCTCATCACCATATTTGAAGTCTAGCATTGCGACACGAACTGTCAAGCCATCTTCGTATCGAAAGTCAGGACCGGTCGGGAGCACAAAAAAAGACGTGAAGTTGTATACGATTCAAAATCGTGGCATAACTACAGGTGCGGAAACTGAGTGAGGTCAGTGAAGACACACGTCGATAGCGTTCAGACCAACGAGACGACCAGGCGGGTTACCCTCCTTATTGCGACCGTCTCATCGTTTCTCGGGCCATTCATGATGTCATCGATAAATGTAGCTCTGCCGACCATAGGGAAAGAATTCCAGATGGACGCGATTCTCCTGAGCTGGGTCCCCATGGCCTATGTTCTTTCGGGGGCCATATTTCTCCTGCCTTTCGGGAAGATTGCTGACATTTACGGGAGAAAGAAGGTCTTCACCTGCGGCATTGCGCTCTTTACACTTGCAACGGCCCTT contains these protein-coding regions:
- a CDS encoding PAS domain S-box protein, which produces MKETKKVRKQVVTERTRTHEKGKRLRSSEDERRSAEKEIKERERRFAEVADLLPQTLFECDRNGRITFINRGFLDAFGYTRKDFHKGLNVLKMVIPEDADRVREGLDRILGGKEIREVEFTALRKDGSPFPVLAFASPIRRENMPVGCRGFVVNITRRKRAEEALRESEERYRTLMDNAGDPILIADPEGNFVEANKAAEALFGYTKEELLRMNVTQIHPQDELEEVTRSFREMREGGLRAGRGIRVLRKDGTVVPADVTGSSVRYAGKTVMQGIFRDISERQRTEERLAESRDHLERLVAERTVELARSEKKYRDLVDNALVAIFKTNLGGDYLYVNETLVKLFEFESLEEFLSTPVVRAYKNPEERTAFIAQLRKEGKVLNYELELITRKGKNKSVLMNAILEGDEISGMMLDITDRKESERELKRKSASLEELNTALRVLLEQREKDKNGLEDKIFQNVKELVLPYIDSLKQRRLDEEQKMYLGILEKNLNNIISPFIQKMRALYAHFTPTEIKVADLIRDGKTAKEIAAMFGVAETSINTHKQRIREKLGLAHQKTNLKTYLMSLK